One stretch of Poecilia reticulata strain Guanapo unplaced genomic scaffold, Guppy_female_1.0+MT scaffold_241, whole genome shotgun sequence DNA includes these proteins:
- the fsd1l gene encoding FSD1-like protein isoform X1: MDTQKEALRRIINTLANKNEELQYFLDSVDGTRTGLQEESCKVMSELEAELEKLSSALEERGAQLRDVIKEEKRRKEAELQRQLSEGKAALLSCRELLEFANQSMTITNEEEFLTAAKQIKERVTMAPAFRMATRPAVSENMSQFTVDFSGEKAGLLRLNFLPVPRAPEIDVSSCVVRDNSITVAWRPSDGDGPIERYDVEHRKANAGGALRAAGEADWEKISDITDTQVMLSGLKFDSPFVVVRVRARNKAAAGDFSEPVSMETKAFTFGFDTATAHAELKIQGDTVTWEPQGVKGHDARLRGKENKNSSRSATPSPNKTAGSRGGRERFAGESYTVLGDQEINGGCHYWELRPLADWKSLSVGVAYRGSLGRFDQLGKSSTSWCLYASQWLQSALAAKHGNRAKALDWPPPQRVGVYCDHDNGELMFIDVDRLRLLHVFRSRFLQPLVPAFTVWCGGISVATGLQVPSFMGNFVSSNHNAAADQSL, translated from the exons ATGGACACTCAGAAG GAAGCTCTGCGCCGCATCATCAACACGTTGGCCAATAAGAATGAAGAGCTCCAGTACTTCCTGGACTCGGTTGACGGCACTCGGACTGGCCTGCAG GAGGAGTCCTGCAAGGTGATGTCAGAGCTGGAGGCGGAGCTAGAGAAGCTAAGCTCCGCCTTGGAGGAAAGAGGAGCTCAGCTCCGTGACGTCATCAAAGAGGAGAAGCGAAGgaaggaggcggagcttcag CGGCAGCTCTCCGAGGGGAAGGCCGCCCTGCTGTCCTGCCGGGAGCTGCTGGAGTTCGCCAACCAGTCGATGACCATTACCAACGAAGAAGAGTTTCTGACa GCAGCCAAGCAGATCAAAGAGCG GGTAACAATGGCCCCGGCGTTCCGGATGGCCACTCGGCCCGCGGTGTCAGAAAACATGTCGCAGTTTACTGTCGACTTCAGTGGCGAGAAGGCGGGGCTTCTGCGCCTTAACTTCCTGCCAG TTCCCAGAGCTCCAGAGATCGACGTCTCCAGCTGCGTCGTCCGTGACAACAGCATCACCGTCGCCTGGCGACCGAGCGACGGTGACGGGCCAATCGAGCGTTACGATGTTGAGCATCGTAAGGCGAACGCCGGCGGCGCCCTGAGAGCCGCAGGAGAGGCCGACTGGGAGAAGATCAGTGACATCACAGACACCCAGGTGATGCTCTCAG GTCTGAAGTTTGATTCGCCGTTCGTCGTCGTCCGAGTCCGGGCGCGAAACAAGGCTGCCGCCGGGGACTTCTCTGAGcccgtttccatggaaaccaaaG CGTTCACCTTCGGCTTCGACACGGCGACGGCTCACGCTGAGCTCAAGATCCAGGGCGACACGGTCACATGGGAGCCCCagggggtcaaaggtcacgacGCACGGCTCAGGGgcaaagagaataaaaacag CAGCCGGAGCGCCACTCCGTCGCCCAATAAGACGGCAGGAAGTCGAGGCGGACGCGAGCGATTCGCCGGGGAGTCCTACACCGTGCTGG GCGACCAGGAGATCAATGGAGGCTGTCATTACTGGGAGCTCCGCCCCCTCGCTGACTGGAAGTCTCTCAGTGTGGGCGTGGCCTACCGGGGCAGCTTAGGACGCTTCGACCAATTAGGGAAGAGCTCCACCTCCTGGTGCCTCTACGCCAGCCAATGGCTGCAGAGCGCGCTGGCGGCCAAACATGGCAACCGGGCGAAGGCTTTGGATTGGCCGCCGCCGCAGCGAGTCGGCGTTTACTGCGACCATGACAATG gagAGCTGATGTTCATCGACGTCGATCGGCTTCGCCTGCTGCACGTCTTCAGGAGCCGCTTCCTGCAGCCGCTCGTCCCCGCCTTCACC GTGTG
- the fsd1l gene encoding FSD1-like protein isoform X2: MDTQKEALRRIINTLANKNEELQYFLDSVDGTRTGLQEESCKVMSELEAELEKLSSALEERGAQLRDVIKEEKRRKEAELQRQLSEGKAALLSCRELLEFANQSMTITNEEEFLTAAKQIKERVTMAPAFRMATRPAVSENMSQFTVDFSGEKAGLLRLNFLPVPRAPEIDVSSCVVRDNSITVAWRPSDGDGPIERYDVEHRKANAGGALRAAGEADWEKISDITDTQVMLSGLKFDSPFVVVRVRARNKAAAGDFSEPVSMETKAFTFGFDTATAHAELKIQGDTVTWEPQGVKGHDARLRGKENKNSRSATPSPNKTAGSRGGRERFAGESYTVLGDQEINGGCHYWELRPLADWKSLSVGVAYRGSLGRFDQLGKSSTSWCLYASQWLQSALAAKHGNRAKALDWPPPQRVGVYCDHDNGELMFIDVDRLRLLHVFRSRFLQPLVPAFTVWCGGISVATGLQVPSFMGNFVSSNHNAAADQSL; the protein is encoded by the exons ATGGACACTCAGAAG GAAGCTCTGCGCCGCATCATCAACACGTTGGCCAATAAGAATGAAGAGCTCCAGTACTTCCTGGACTCGGTTGACGGCACTCGGACTGGCCTGCAG GAGGAGTCCTGCAAGGTGATGTCAGAGCTGGAGGCGGAGCTAGAGAAGCTAAGCTCCGCCTTGGAGGAAAGAGGAGCTCAGCTCCGTGACGTCATCAAAGAGGAGAAGCGAAGgaaggaggcggagcttcag CGGCAGCTCTCCGAGGGGAAGGCCGCCCTGCTGTCCTGCCGGGAGCTGCTGGAGTTCGCCAACCAGTCGATGACCATTACCAACGAAGAAGAGTTTCTGACa GCAGCCAAGCAGATCAAAGAGCG GGTAACAATGGCCCCGGCGTTCCGGATGGCCACTCGGCCCGCGGTGTCAGAAAACATGTCGCAGTTTACTGTCGACTTCAGTGGCGAGAAGGCGGGGCTTCTGCGCCTTAACTTCCTGCCAG TTCCCAGAGCTCCAGAGATCGACGTCTCCAGCTGCGTCGTCCGTGACAACAGCATCACCGTCGCCTGGCGACCGAGCGACGGTGACGGGCCAATCGAGCGTTACGATGTTGAGCATCGTAAGGCGAACGCCGGCGGCGCCCTGAGAGCCGCAGGAGAGGCCGACTGGGAGAAGATCAGTGACATCACAGACACCCAGGTGATGCTCTCAG GTCTGAAGTTTGATTCGCCGTTCGTCGTCGTCCGAGTCCGGGCGCGAAACAAGGCTGCCGCCGGGGACTTCTCTGAGcccgtttccatggaaaccaaaG CGTTCACCTTCGGCTTCGACACGGCGACGGCTCACGCTGAGCTCAAGATCCAGGGCGACACGGTCACATGGGAGCCCCagggggtcaaaggtcacgacGCACGGCTCAGGGgcaaagagaataaaaacag CCGGAGCGCCACTCCGTCGCCCAATAAGACGGCAGGAAGTCGAGGCGGACGCGAGCGATTCGCCGGGGAGTCCTACACCGTGCTGG GCGACCAGGAGATCAATGGAGGCTGTCATTACTGGGAGCTCCGCCCCCTCGCTGACTGGAAGTCTCTCAGTGTGGGCGTGGCCTACCGGGGCAGCTTAGGACGCTTCGACCAATTAGGGAAGAGCTCCACCTCCTGGTGCCTCTACGCCAGCCAATGGCTGCAGAGCGCGCTGGCGGCCAAACATGGCAACCGGGCGAAGGCTTTGGATTGGCCGCCGCCGCAGCGAGTCGGCGTTTACTGCGACCATGACAATG gagAGCTGATGTTCATCGACGTCGATCGGCTTCGCCTGCTGCACGTCTTCAGGAGCCGCTTCCTGCAGCCGCTCGTCCCCGCCTTCACC GTGTG